A genome region from Streptomyces xanthophaeus includes the following:
- a CDS encoding RidA family protein codes for MERTAVNPVTWSVEMGFNQGEVVSGQTRTLYISGQTAMSDEGKPLHDGDMAAQLKLSIDNLEAVLGEAGMSLAHLVRLNVYTTDVDLLFQHYGGLAARLGAARVAPTTTMLGVTRLAIPGQLVELEGTAVA; via the coding sequence ATGGAACGAACGGCGGTCAACCCGGTGACGTGGTCGGTGGAGATGGGGTTCAACCAGGGTGAGGTCGTCTCCGGGCAGACCCGGACCCTGTACATCTCGGGGCAGACCGCGATGAGCGACGAGGGCAAGCCACTGCATGACGGAGACATGGCGGCGCAGTTGAAGCTGAGCATCGACAACCTGGAGGCCGTGCTCGGTGAGGCCGGCATGTCTCTCGCGCACCTCGTGCGGCTCAACGTCTACACGACCGACGTCGACCTGCTCTTCCAGCACTACGGCGGGCTGGCGGCGCGGTTGGGCGCGGCCAGGGTCGCGCCGACCACCACGATGCTCGGGGTGACCCGACTGGCGATCCCCGGCCAGCTGGTCGAGCTCGAGGGCACCGCCGTCGCCTGA
- a CDS encoding GNAT family N-acetyltransferase produces MIELGADTWPPAPIRTERLVLRQSEARDLAAFIELFASPEVGTYVGGPRPRAELERAVPEVPGRRPGFFVIDVDGAMIGMITLDRRDPERRGHVRPEAGEAELGCMFLPEAWGHGYAAEACAAALDWFADALPGEPVVLCTQSANDRAMRLAAKLGFTEVERFEEYGAEQWFGVRSPLAASGPLRQPADPRT; encoded by the coding sequence ATGATCGAACTCGGAGCTGACACCTGGCCGCCTGCCCCGATCAGGACCGAACGGCTCGTACTGCGCCAGTCCGAGGCCCGGGACCTTGCGGCCTTCATCGAGCTGTTCGCATCGCCGGAGGTGGGCACCTACGTCGGCGGCCCTCGACCGCGTGCCGAACTCGAACGCGCGGTACCCGAGGTGCCCGGGCGGCGCCCTGGCTTCTTCGTGATCGATGTCGACGGGGCGATGATCGGCATGATCACGCTCGATCGGCGCGACCCGGAACGCCGCGGTCACGTCCGCCCGGAAGCCGGAGAGGCCGAACTCGGCTGCATGTTCCTCCCGGAGGCGTGGGGGCACGGGTACGCCGCCGAGGCGTGCGCGGCGGCACTCGACTGGTTCGCCGACGCGCTTCCGGGCGAGCCCGTGGTGCTCTGCACCCAGAGCGCGAACGACCGTGCGATGCGCCTCGCGGCGAAGCTGGGATTCACCGAGGTGGAGAGGTTCGAGGAGTACGGCGCCGAGCAGTGGTTCGGCGTGCGCTCCCCGCTCGCGGCGTCCGGCCCCCTCCGGCAACCGGCCGACCCGCGCACTTGA